In Bartonella machadoae, a single genomic region encodes these proteins:
- the lepB gene encoding signal peptidase I codes for MMQKEQMYKKKEKGGILEFIWVLIQALFLAAVIRTLFFQPFSIPSGSMRPTLLVGDYLFVSKYAYGYSRFSIPFSPPLFSGRIWASQPQRGDVVVFRLPSNPSIDYIKRIVGLPGDRIQVRQSVLYINDQAVSRHFMGKINNSDITEVNSPVDVYRETMPNGVSYDTLDLAFIPQVDDTKVFEVPQGHYFMMGDNRDNSDDSRLDVGYVPEENLIGRASVIFFSISNGSSAWQIWRWPFDVRWSRLFSLINTVHDLPLVKQGINDEASNH; via the coding sequence ATGATGCAGAAAGAACAAATGTATAAAAAGAAAGAAAAAGGTGGAATTCTTGAATTTATTTGGGTTTTGATACAGGCTCTATTTTTAGCAGCGGTTATTCGTACACTTTTTTTCCAGCCTTTTAGTATTCCTTCTGGTTCAATGCGTCCTACTCTTCTTGTGGGTGATTATCTGTTTGTTTCTAAATATGCATATGGATATTCTCGTTTTTCTATCCCTTTTTCTCCCCCTCTTTTTTCGGGGCGTATTTGGGCATCTCAGCCTCAGCGTGGAGATGTTGTGGTTTTTCGCTTACCAAGTAATCCTAGTATTGATTATATAAAACGTATTGTTGGGTTACCGGGTGATCGTATACAAGTTCGTCAAAGTGTTCTTTATATTAATGATCAGGCTGTTTCGCGCCATTTCATGGGGAAGATAAATAATTCTGATATAACAGAGGTTAATTCCCCTGTTGACGTTTATCGTGAGACGATGCCGAATGGTGTGAGCTACGATACACTTGATTTAGCTTTCATTCCACAAGTTGATGATACGAAAGTCTTCGAAGTTCCACAGGGGCATTATTTTATGATGGGGGATAACCGCGATAATTCAGACGATAGTCGTCTGGATGTAGGCTATGTTCCAGAAGAGAATCTTATTGGACGCGCAAGTGTGATTTTTTTCTCTATCAGCAATGGCTCAAGTGCTTGGCAAATTTGGCGTTGGCCGTTTGATGTGCGTTGGAGTCGTTTATTTTCTTTGATCAATACTGTTCATGATTTGCCACTTGTCAAGCAAGGAATCAACGATGAAGCGTCCAATCATTGA
- the rnc gene encoding ribonuclease III produces the protein MKRPIIDQLEKLTGHRFQDEKRLKRALTHSSVQDSEQGNYERLEFLGDRVLGLLIAEMLYQFFPQASEGELSVRLNGLVNAQTCADIAREMGLPEMIHVGFEMKNFEGRRLINMHADVIEALIAVMYLEGGLESVRPFIQRYWQSRAKQMDAGRRDAKTQLQEWAHMQGNAQPHYRVIKRSGPDHDPVFMVEVSILGFAPEIGQGNSKRYAERMAAEKILQREGIWGKMGKNNHG, from the coding sequence ATGAAGCGTCCAATCATTGATCAGCTTGAAAAGCTGACAGGGCATCGTTTTCAAGATGAAAAGAGGTTAAAAAGGGCATTAACCCATTCTAGTGTGCAAGATTCGGAACAGGGCAATTATGAAAGACTGGAATTTTTAGGTGATCGGGTTCTAGGGCTTTTGATTGCCGAAATGCTCTATCAGTTTTTTCCGCAGGCAAGCGAAGGGGAGTTATCTGTACGTTTAAACGGTTTGGTCAATGCGCAGACATGTGCCGATATTGCGCGAGAGATGGGTTTACCTGAAATGATTCATGTTGGTTTTGAAATGAAAAACTTTGAAGGACGCCGACTCATCAATATGCATGCTGATGTGATAGAAGCTTTAATAGCTGTGATGTATCTAGAAGGAGGATTGGAGAGCGTTCGCCCCTTTATCCAAAGATATTGGCAAAGTCGAGCAAAACAAATGGACGCAGGGCGACGTGATGCCAAGACACAATTACAGGAATGGGCGCACATGCAAGGGAATGCACAACCACATTATAGAGTTATAAAACGTTCTGGTCCAGATCATGATCCTGTTTTTATGGTAGAAGTAAGTATTTTGGGGTTTGCCCCAGAGATTGGGCAGGGCAACTCTAAACGCTATGCTGAAAGAATGGCAGCTGAAAAAATTTTACAACGGGAGGGTATATGGGGAAAAATGGGAAAAAATAATCATGGATGA
- the era gene encoding GTPase Era has translation MDDAMKTRSGFVVLIGMPNAGKSTLVNQLVGTKVSIVTHKVQTTRTLIRGIVIHDKTQIVLIDTPGVFRPHKRLERAMVSAAWGSAKSADILLVLIDAQNGLSDDVYTMLDIVKTIKQDKILVLNKVDTVVKSSLLALTTKINEHVQFVQTFMISALTGSGCKDLLHGLSNMMQEGPWYYPEDQISDMPMRHLAAEITREKLFLRLHDELPYSSTVETENWEERPDGSVKINQVIYVERDSQKKIVLGAKGDTIKAIGQAARKELMEIMDQKVHLFLFVKVRNNWDTDPERYREMGLDCLQ, from the coding sequence ATGGATGACGCTATGAAAACGCGTTCTGGTTTTGTTGTGCTTATTGGGATGCCGAATGCTGGAAAATCGACATTGGTTAATCAGTTAGTTGGAACGAAGGTTTCAATTGTAACACATAAGGTACAAACAACACGAACTTTAATCCGTGGTATTGTCATTCATGATAAGACGCAAATTGTATTAATTGACACACCAGGTGTTTTTCGTCCTCATAAGCGGTTAGAACGTGCAATGGTGTCTGCTGCGTGGGGGAGTGCTAAGAGTGCTGATATTCTTTTGGTTTTAATTGATGCACAAAATGGTCTTTCAGATGATGTTTATACGATGTTAGATATTGTCAAAACTATTAAACAGGATAAGATTCTCGTTCTGAATAAGGTTGATACAGTTGTTAAATCATCCCTTTTAGCGTTAACCACTAAAATTAATGAACATGTGCAGTTTGTGCAGACATTTATGATTTCGGCTCTTACTGGGTCTGGTTGCAAGGATTTGCTTCATGGGTTGAGTAACATGATGCAGGAGGGGCCATGGTATTATCCAGAAGATCAAATTTCAGATATGCCCATGCGTCATCTTGCTGCTGAAATTACCCGTGAAAAACTTTTTCTCCGCCTTCATGATGAGTTGCCTTATTCTTCAACAGTTGAAACAGAAAACTGGGAAGAGCGTCCAGATGGTTCCGTTAAAATTAACCAAGTGATTTATGTCGAGCGTGATAGTCAGAAAAAAATTGTTTTAGGAGCAAAAGGCGATACAATTAAAGCGATTGGTCAGGCAGCACGTAAGGAATTAATGGAAATTATGGATCAGAAGGTTCATCTTTTTCTCTTTGTGAAAGTGCGTAATAATTGGGATACTGATCCAGAGCGTTATCGTGAAATGGGGTTGGATTGTTTACAATAA
- the recO gene encoding DNA repair protein RecO — translation MKWKEQAIILATRQYGETSVILEIMTRQHGRYMGVVKGGRSRRMAALLQPGNLVEAEWWARLEEHLGLFRLEALDLYAARLILLPEALYALQLMAFHLRLLPERDPHPVLYDLLHLFMRNFEEPSVIAELLVRFEMRLLEELGFGLDLSRCAATGSSEKLCYVSPKSGRAVCEEAGHPWREKLLRLPQFLVQRTVRPVDFKDIINGFVLTGFFLTRHVWEPRDIKQPSARTHLIELFERRFHRQKLVC, via the coding sequence ATGAAATGGAAAGAACAAGCCATTATTCTTGCGACACGCCAATATGGTGAAACGAGTGTTATTCTTGAGATTATGACGCGTCAGCATGGCCGCTATATGGGAGTGGTAAAAGGGGGACGTTCGCGTCGCATGGCAGCTCTTCTTCAACCTGGGAATTTGGTTGAAGCTGAATGGTGGGCGCGTTTAGAGGAACATTTAGGACTTTTTAGGCTTGAAGCACTTGATCTATATGCGGCACGATTAATACTCTTACCAGAGGCGCTCTATGCTTTGCAGTTGATGGCGTTTCATTTGCGTCTTCTTCCTGAGCGTGATCCACATCCTGTATTATATGATCTGTTGCATCTTTTTATGCGCAATTTTGAGGAACCGTCTGTCATTGCAGAATTGCTTGTGCGTTTTGAAATGCGACTTCTTGAGGAATTGGGCTTTGGTCTTGATTTATCTCGTTGTGCAGCGACAGGGAGTTCAGAAAAGCTTTGTTATGTATCTCCAAAATCGGGACGAGCTGTCTGTGAAGAAGCGGGGCATCCTTGGAGAGAGAAGCTTTTACGTTTACCACAATTTCTGGTACAAAGGACTGTCCGTCCTGTTGATTTTAAAGATATAATAAATGGTTTTGTTCTAACAGGTTTCTTTTTAACACGTCATGTTTGGGAGCCACGGGATATAAAACAGCCCTCCGCCCGTACTCATTTGATAGAATTATTTGAACGTCGATTCCATAGGCAAAAATTAGTTTGTTAA
- the panC gene encoding pantoate--beta-alanine ligase, which yields MKMRILKTIAEVRHSLKEERRLGRSIGFVPTMGALHEGHLALVQQARAMCESVVVSIFVNPKQFGPHEDFDKYPRDLRGDCALLKNAGVEYIFAPSVEEMWPQGNDTIVEVKKLSRILMGKLRPGHFCGVTSVVAKLFNIVQPEKAFFGEKDFQQILIIRRMVEDLAFPVEIVGVPILREADGVASSSRNQLLTLEDRKAAKIIPESGKAAKELYNQGERSVVKLCKIVRDILQQESRAVIESIDLRDMETLSVVKEMLEKPAVLLLTVRFGEVRLIDQYILQ from the coding sequence ATGAAGATGCGAATCTTGAAAACAATTGCCGAGGTACGCCACTCTCTCAAAGAAGAGAGACGTTTAGGACGTTCTATTGGTTTTGTGCCAACCATGGGGGCATTGCATGAAGGGCACCTTGCATTGGTACAGCAAGCAAGGGCCATGTGTGAGAGCGTGGTAGTGTCTATTTTTGTCAATCCAAAGCAGTTTGGTCCCCATGAAGATTTTGATAAATATCCAAGAGATTTGAGAGGCGATTGCGCTTTGTTAAAGAACGCAGGTGTTGAGTATATTTTTGCACCCTCGGTAGAAGAAATGTGGCCCCAGGGCAATGATACAATTGTAGAGGTGAAAAAACTATCACGTATTTTGATGGGAAAATTGCGTCCAGGACATTTTTGCGGTGTGACCAGTGTTGTTGCTAAGCTTTTTAATATTGTTCAACCAGAGAAGGCTTTTTTTGGAGAAAAAGATTTTCAACAAATTTTGATTATTCGTCGTATGGTTGAAGATTTGGCTTTTCCTGTTGAAATTGTTGGAGTACCTATTTTACGCGAAGCAGATGGTGTGGCAAGCTCTTCACGTAATCAACTTTTAACATTAGAAGATCGCAAAGCGGCAAAAATTATTCCTGAAAGTGGTAAAGCCGCTAAAGAGCTTTATAACCAAGGGGAACGATCGGTTGTTAAGCTATGCAAAATTGTTCGCGATATTTTACAACAAGAATCCCGCGCGGTCATAGAATCAATAGATTTACGAGATATGGAAACTTTATCTGTAGTGAAGGAGATGTTAGAGAAACCTGCCGTTTTATTACTCACTGTCCGCTTTGGTGAGGTTAGGCTTATTGATCAATATATTTTGCAATGA
- the panB gene encoding 3-methyl-2-oxobutanoate hydroxymethyltransferase, translating to MSVQKTIKRMTASEIRARKGKEPIVSLATYQAYSARIADPYCDFLLVGDSVGMVVHGFETTLPVSVDMMILHGQAVMRGSQKALVVVDMPFGSYEESPQQAFSNASRIVAETGCGAIKLEGGIYIAETIDFLCKRGIPVMGHIGLTPQAVNRFGGFKTQGRDESNWRQIEEDAIAIEKAGAFAVVVEAVIEPLAVKLTEMLSIPTIGIGASRQCDGQILVMEDMLGYGTFVPKFVRRYGTLEQAMETAIKNYAEDVTSRAFPADKEVYKLK from the coding sequence ATGAGTGTACAGAAAACCATAAAGCGAATGACCGCTTCTGAAATAAGAGCGAGAAAAGGAAAAGAACCAATTGTGTCTTTAGCGACTTATCAGGCTTATAGTGCACGGATTGCTGACCCATATTGTGATTTTCTTTTGGTTGGTGATAGTGTTGGTATGGTTGTACATGGGTTTGAAACAACCCTCCCTGTGAGTGTTGATATGATGATTTTGCATGGGCAGGCAGTTATGCGTGGCTCTCAAAAAGCTCTTGTTGTTGTGGATATGCCTTTTGGTTCTTATGAAGAAAGTCCACAACAAGCTTTTTCTAATGCCTCACGGATTGTTGCAGAAACAGGGTGTGGTGCAATTAAGCTTGAAGGGGGTATTTATATAGCAGAAACAATTGATTTTTTGTGTAAACGTGGCATTCCGGTTATGGGCCATATCGGTCTTACACCACAGGCTGTCAATCGTTTTGGTGGTTTTAAGACGCAAGGGCGTGATGAAAGCAATTGGCGGCAAATTGAAGAAGACGCGATAGCGATTGAAAAGGCAGGGGCTTTTGCTGTTGTTGTGGAAGCGGTTATCGAACCATTAGCAGTAAAGCTTACAGAGATGCTTTCTATCCCTACCATTGGCATTGGAGCATCTCGTCAATGTGATGGGCAAATATTGGTGATGGAAGATATGTTGGGCTATGGCACTTTTGTCCCTAAATTTGTACGCCGTTATGGTACTCTTGAACAAGCAATGGAGACCGCAATTAAGAATTATGCAGAGGATGTGACATCTCGTGCTTTTCCAGCGGATAAGGAAGTTTATAAACTTAAATAA
- a CDS encoding HD family hydrolase → MAKAELSRQGQARAWQRMLSGRRLDLLNPSPFDVEIEDIAHGLARVARWNGQTRGDHAYSVAQHSLLVEQIFQKLFPQSHNDERLCALLHDAPEYVIGDMISPFKAVIGKQYEIIEKRIQDAIHMRFSLPVDPSQKLLKKIKQADRIAAFYEAITLAGFHREEALRYFGSPNNILSDDLNLQPCSTQQIENNFLIRFRNLDTQRSC, encoded by the coding sequence ATGGCTAAAGCTGAATTATCACGACAGGGACAAGCGCGGGCTTGGCAAAGAATGCTTTCTGGCCGACGGCTTGATTTGCTAAACCCTTCTCCTTTTGATGTTGAAATTGAAGATATTGCCCATGGGCTTGCCCGCGTTGCACGTTGGAATGGCCAAACACGAGGAGACCATGCCTATTCTGTTGCACAACATTCACTTTTGGTAGAACAAATATTCCAGAAGCTTTTTCCGCAATCGCATAATGATGAACGCTTGTGCGCTCTTCTGCATGATGCACCGGAATATGTCATCGGTGACATGATTTCACCCTTTAAAGCTGTCATAGGAAAACAATATGAAATCATCGAAAAACGTATACAAGATGCTATCCACATGCGCTTTTCTCTCCCTGTCGACCCTTCTCAAAAACTTTTAAAAAAAATCAAACAAGCTGACCGTATCGCGGCATTCTACGAAGCTATCACGCTTGCTGGATTTCATAGAGAAGAAGCTCTTCGCTATTTTGGCTCTCCAAATAATATTTTATCCGATGACCTCAATTTGCAACCATGCTCTACACAACAAATTGAAAACAACTTTTTAATCCGTTTTCGCAACCTTGATACTCAGAGATCATGCTAA
- the ygfZ gene encoding CAF17-like 4Fe-4S cluster assembly/insertion protein YgfZ has protein sequence MIEKQNAILFKNRRIIKVTGEEATDFLQVLITTDMTKIGAQEIFPGALLSPQGKVIADFLIGRRNDGYFIDIIASLADIFYKRLLLYRLHKKVEITQPLQELITVFWNNESETLDFDSSFMDKRFPQKEKVIRIYGESPFSAPEDHDNWKQLRIRYAIAESDQDYEIGKVFPHDINYDQIGGLAFDKGCYIGQEIVSRMHHRRAARRRVLIIKSQHELTAGSSIVAGTKVLGFLGTCVANEALALMRIDHVKDAMDKALPLTVGNVPVTVSIAENMNFTFPENPTETQ, from the coding sequence ATGATTGAAAAACAAAATGCCATTCTCTTTAAAAACCGTAGAATTATTAAAGTTACTGGCGAAGAAGCAACGGATTTTTTACAAGTTCTTATCACGACAGATATGACAAAAATCGGTGCACAAGAAATTTTTCCTGGAGCTCTTTTATCACCACAAGGAAAAGTTATTGCTGATTTTCTTATCGGTAGAAGAAATGATGGTTATTTTATTGATATCATTGCCTCTTTAGCTGATATCTTCTATAAACGCCTGCTCCTCTATAGACTTCATAAAAAAGTGGAAATTACACAACCATTACAAGAACTTATTACAGTTTTTTGGAACAATGAATCAGAGACTTTAGATTTTGATTCAAGTTTTATGGATAAACGATTTCCACAAAAAGAAAAAGTAATCCGAATCTATGGGGAAAGCCCCTTTTCTGCTCCCGAAGACCATGACAATTGGAAGCAATTGCGTATCCGTTATGCCATTGCTGAAAGCGATCAAGACTATGAAATAGGAAAAGTCTTTCCTCATGATATTAACTACGATCAAATTGGTGGATTAGCCTTTGATAAAGGCTGTTATATAGGGCAAGAAATTGTTTCACGGATGCATCACCGTCGCGCAGCACGTCGCCGTGTTCTCATCATCAAAAGCCAGCATGAATTAACCGCAGGTTCTAGCATTGTAGCTGGAACAAAAGTCCTTGGTTTTTTGGGAACATGTGTTGCAAATGAAGCGCTCGCTTTAATGCGTATTGACCACGTCAAAGATGCTATGGACAAAGCTCTTCCATTGACAGTAGGAAATGTTCCCGTCACCGTAAGCATTGCTGAAAATATGAACTTTACCTTTCCTGAAAATCCTACGGAAACACAATAA
- a CDS encoding dihydroorotase gives MFKTFDTIFKGATVVNHDGSSKRDIGITNGRIAEIGDLTCASAGEVIDCTGLHILPGIIDSQVHFREPGNEHKEDLESGSYSAVLGGVTAIFEMPNTNPLTTSEAALSDKMKRGFHRMHCDFAFWVGGTRENAHQLAELEKLPGAAGIKVFMGSSTGDLLVDDDESVRLILQNTRRRVAFHSEDEARLRERKMLRVEGDASSHPIWRDEIAALKCTQRLVKIAHETKSRIHVLHLSTAEEIAFLKHHKDVATIEVTQHHLTLTADDYQRFGTLIQMNPPIRESHHRESLWYGVQQGIVDVLGSDHAPHTLEEKSKSYPASPSGMTGVQTTAAIMLTHVNAGKISLERFVDLTSHGPSRVFGISCKGRLAVGYDADLTIVDLKREEVLTNTLIGSRAGWTPYDGKKVKGWPVGTIIRGRRIMWEGEIITPSQGEPIKFMEALA, from the coding sequence ATGTTTAAAACATTTGATACAATTTTTAAAGGTGCAACAGTTGTGAATCATGATGGCAGTAGTAAGCGCGATATTGGTATTACCAATGGTCGTATTGCTGAAATTGGTGATCTTACATGTGCCTCTGCTGGTGAAGTCATTGATTGTACAGGGCTCCATATTTTGCCAGGAATTATCGACAGTCAAGTTCATTTTCGCGAGCCGGGCAATGAACATAAGGAAGATTTAGAAAGTGGCTCCTATTCTGCGGTGTTGGGTGGGGTGACAGCGATATTTGAAATGCCTAATACCAATCCATTAACCACATCAGAAGCAGCATTATCCGATAAGATGAAACGTGGATTTCATAGGATGCATTGTGATTTTGCATTTTGGGTTGGAGGAACGCGTGAGAATGCACATCAATTGGCTGAGTTAGAGAAACTTCCTGGTGCTGCTGGGATTAAAGTCTTCATGGGGTCTTCTACCGGCGATCTTTTGGTAGATGATGATGAAAGTGTGCGTCTTATTTTGCAAAACACACGTCGTCGTGTGGCTTTTCATTCTGAAGATGAGGCAAGGCTTAGAGAGCGCAAAATGTTGCGTGTTGAAGGAGATGCATCATCACATCCGATTTGGCGTGATGAGATTGCAGCATTAAAATGTACCCAACGTTTAGTAAAAATTGCCCATGAAACAAAGTCACGTATCCATGTGTTGCACCTTTCTACAGCAGAAGAAATTGCGTTTTTGAAACATCATAAAGATGTGGCAACGATTGAAGTAACACAGCATCATTTGACTTTAACGGCAGATGATTACCAACGATTTGGGACATTGATTCAAATGAATCCACCAATTCGTGAGAGCCACCATCGTGAATCTCTTTGGTACGGTGTTCAGCAGGGTATCGTTGATGTGTTAGGTTCTGATCACGCTCCTCATACACTTGAAGAAAAGAGCAAGTCCTATCCTGCTTCACCTTCAGGGATGACAGGTGTGCAAACAACAGCAGCAATTATGCTAACCCATGTCAATGCAGGGAAGATATCTCTTGAACGTTTTGTTGATCTCACGTCGCATGGTCCTAGTCGCGTTTTTGGTATAAGCTGTAAAGGGCGCCTTGCTGTTGGATATGATGCGGACTTAACCATTGTTGATCTTAAACGGGAAGAAGTGCTTACAAATACATTGATTGGTTCGCGCGCAGGGTGGACACCTTATGATGGTAAAAAGGTTAAAGGTTGGCCTGTTGGGACTATTATTCGGGGTAGGCGTATTATGTGGGAAGGGGAAATTATTACACCTTCACAAGGTGAACCTATTAAATTTATGGAAGCTTTGGCATAA
- a CDS encoding TIGR02301 family protein → MRNILIKIHFFIFFLATTPTFTQQLPPYEEKLLRLAEVLGSLHYLQNLCSTPTNQWYNYMSALIEAEQPAPQRRAYFYQAFNGAYRAFSENYHHCTQSAIIANQRYIQEGRALSESLLTYYNNQPVQKLSPPQFDLSH, encoded by the coding sequence ATGCGTAACATATTGATAAAAATTCATTTTTTTATATTTTTTTTAGCTACAACTCCAACCTTTACACAACAATTACCACCCTATGAGGAAAAACTATTGCGACTAGCAGAAGTTTTGGGGTCCCTTCACTATTTACAAAATCTTTGCAGCACTCCAACAAACCAATGGTATAACTATATGAGTGCACTCATTGAAGCAGAACAGCCAGCACCACAAAGACGCGCTTATTTTTACCAAGCGTTTAATGGAGCATATCGTGCTTTCTCAGAAAATTATCATCATTGTACACAATCAGCAATTATAGCAAATCAAAGATATATTCAGGAAGGAAGGGCTTTATCTGAAAGTCTTCTCACCTATTATAACAATCAACCTGTACAAAAGTTATCACCCCCTCAGTTTGATCTATCCCACTGA
- the cysS gene encoding cysteine--tRNA ligase → MRELRFYNTLTRKKEIFTPIDATRVRLYVCGPTVYDYAHIGNARPVIVFDMLFRLLRHIYGKEHVIYARNITDVDDKINARAACEYPELALNEAIRRLTEQTYSQFQQDTIALGCLLPTSQPRATDHLEEMRCLIERLLEKGHAYIAENHILFSVSSVKNHPHYGEFAKRSLEEMRAGARVDVAAYKREEMDFVLWKPSLEGEPGWASPAGIPVLGRPGWHIECSAMSMAKLLKPYGGGLTCDNPTANIFDIHGGGIDLIFPHHENEIAQSCSAFGTERMANFWMHNGFLQVEGQKMSKSLGNFITIRSILENDVFEFNDILTKEMKQNWAGLSARFSMLQTHYREPLNWTMQRLVHSSRELYRWYELLRREKGCVEKTEFLDDSLINTLSDDLNTPNAFALLRQFYKTGNAVALANAMRLFGLLCQEWVMDAECPLFMKKTRLDSKFIEQRIAERLQLIHNKEWTAADSIRDELAARGIVLRDEKDPQTGERITVWDIQHL, encoded by the coding sequence ATGAGAGAATTGCGATTTTATAACACGCTTACACGTAAAAAAGAAATTTTTACACCAATAGATGCAACGAGAGTACGCCTTTATGTTTGTGGTCCAACGGTTTATGATTATGCGCATATAGGCAATGCACGCCCAGTCATTGTTTTTGATATGTTGTTCCGTTTATTGCGTCATATCTATGGTAAAGAGCACGTTATATACGCACGTAATATTACAGATGTAGATGATAAAATTAATGCACGAGCAGCTTGCGAATATCCAGAGTTAGCACTTAATGAGGCTATTCGTCGATTAACGGAGCAAACCTATTCTCAATTTCAACAAGACACGATAGCACTTGGTTGTTTGTTGCCAACTAGTCAACCCCGTGCAACGGATCATTTAGAAGAAATGCGCTGTTTGATTGAACGGTTGCTTGAAAAAGGGCATGCTTATATAGCGGAAAATCATATATTATTTTCTGTAAGCAGCGTAAAAAATCATCCTCATTATGGGGAATTTGCAAAGCGCTCTTTGGAAGAAATGAGGGCAGGGGCACGTGTTGATGTTGCTGCTTATAAAAGGGAGGAGATGGATTTTGTTTTATGGAAACCCTCTCTAGAGGGAGAACCAGGTTGGGCATCGCCGGCAGGAATTCCTGTTTTAGGTCGCCCAGGGTGGCATATTGAATGTTCAGCAATGTCAATGGCAAAACTTTTAAAACCCTATGGTGGTGGTTTAACTTGTGATAATCCAACAGCCAATATTTTTGATATTCATGGTGGTGGTATTGATTTGATTTTTCCTCATCATGAAAATGAGATTGCACAAAGTTGTTCAGCTTTTGGAACGGAGCGAATGGCTAATTTTTGGATGCATAATGGTTTTTTGCAGGTTGAAGGTCAAAAGATGTCTAAAAGCCTTGGCAATTTTATTACTATACGTTCTATTTTAGAGAATGATGTGTTTGAATTTAATGATATTTTAACAAAAGAAATGAAACAAAATTGGGCTGGTTTGTCCGCACGTTTTTCAATGTTACAAACACATTATCGAGAACCATTAAATTGGACAATGCAGCGTTTAGTGCATTCTAGTAGAGAACTGTATCGTTGGTATGAATTGCTGCGTCGTGAAAAAGGATGTGTAGAGAAGACGGAATTTCTTGATGACTCTTTGATAAACACATTAAGTGATGATCTTAATACCCCAAATGCATTTGCTCTTTTACGACAATTTTATAAAACCGGTAATGCTGTTGCTCTCGCAAATGCGATGCGTTTATTTGGGCTCTTGTGTCAAGAATGGGTTATGGATGCAGAGTGTCCATTATTTATGAAAAAAACACGTCTTGATTCGAAATTTATCGAACAGCGCATTGCCGAAAGGCTACAACTTATCCATAATAAAGAGTGGACAGCTGCGGATAGTATTCGTGATGAGCTTGCAGCAAGGGGGATTGTTTTAAGAGATGAAAAAGACCCACAAACTGGCGAGCGTATAACTGTATGGGATATACAACACTTATAA
- a CDS encoding DUF421 domain-containing protein, whose amino-acid sequence MEFLYHYGYVTLKLVVGLIAFLLILRTTGRGSLSQMTPVDLVSNFVMGGILGGVVYNPNITTIQLLLVLFIWQTLIVSLNFLARYSVFFRRLITGQKTALVLDGVFQIDKIKKLNISVNNLTTMLRIKGCSLHEAAFVHLETSGDCSVVKKEEGKKSVILVENGEIIDDGLQEIGKSKTWLQAELKKKRVKLETLFVAEWYENTDQNNKPYGGLFLVPFSKTV is encoded by the coding sequence ATGGAATTTTTATATCATTACGGTTATGTCACACTTAAGTTGGTTGTAGGACTTATCGCTTTCCTCTTGATTTTAAGAACAACAGGGCGTGGAAGTCTGAGTCAAATGACACCCGTTGATTTGGTAAGCAATTTTGTCATGGGGGGTATTCTTGGAGGCGTTGTTTATAATCCCAATATTACTACTATTCAATTGTTGCTTGTTTTATTCATTTGGCAAACTTTGATTGTATCTCTTAATTTTTTAGCACGTTATTCAGTTTTTTTTCGTCGTCTAATTACTGGACAAAAGACAGCATTGGTTTTAGATGGTGTCTTTCAAATAGATAAGATTAAAAAATTGAATATCAGTGTAAATAATTTGACTACAATGCTGCGAATTAAAGGTTGTAGTTTACATGAAGCTGCTTTTGTTCATTTAGAAACCAGTGGTGATTGTTCGGTCGTTAAAAAGGAAGAAGGGAAGAAGTCTGTCATTTTAGTAGAAAATGGTGAAATTATAGATGATGGACTTCAAGAGATTGGTAAATCAAAAACATGGCTTCAAGCAGAATTGAAAAAAAAGCGTGTAAAGCTTGAGACTTTATTTGTAGCAGAATGGTATGAGAATACAGATCAAAATAATAAACCTTATGGTGGATTATTTCTTGTCCCTTTTTCAAAAACAGTCTAA